The following proteins come from a genomic window of Rattus norvegicus strain BN/NHsdMcwi chromosome 8, GRCr8, whole genome shotgun sequence:
- the Ubtfl2 gene encoding upstream-binding factor 1-like protein 1, translating into MASLDNKSLWSEIDILKLLECMKKNITSDDSRDFKASQADLDWNNIAFGRFSGKMCKQKWMEISCKLRKFRTLTELVLEAKELWTRAHKNNTIKHNPDRPKRPLTAYLRFYREHRAKYCQMYPRYTNAQLTKVLAKEYRQLPAEAKERYVQDFKKEKQAFQEKMAQLKKNHPFSGHPKKSGVPRSHQTKDSKKSQGDMKTVKPLLNTEIPKTFSLAMQFQGEPRKPPMTAYHKFHQDSWSSPELRHLSFKERWVEISRLWHQVPEEMKEHYNRQAVELQKQYWMKLDLWLKGLSPEECAAYKKARATWGKGKIKRMSGGRSPKFGQTEDLQSASEKGLEAKPGEVEELLDWRTNSSETNIGHHGDFQASMQDMTDDSEDESSSNASDSSSTDEDD; encoded by the coding sequence ATGGCATCACTTGACAACAAATCCCTATGGTCTGAAATTGACATTCTGAAGTTGCTAGAATGCatgaagaaaaatatcacatcAGATGACTCCAGagacttcaaagccagccaggcagACCTAGACTGGAACAATATAGCTTTTGGACGGTTTTCAGGCAAAATGTGCAAACAGAAATGGATGGAGATTTCTTGTAAATTAAGGAAGTTCCGCACACTGACAGAATTAGTGCTGGAAGCTAAGGAACTGTGGACAAGAGCTCACAAAAATAACACAATCAAGCACAATCCTGACAGACCCAAAAGACCCTTGACTGCCTATCTGCGCTTTTACAGGGAGCATAGAGCCAAATACTGTCAGATGTACCCTAGGTACACCAACGCACAGCTGACCAAAGTTCTCGCTAAAGAATACCGTCAGCTGCCAGCTGAGGCAAAAGAGAGATATGTCCAGGATTTCAAGAAGGAGAAGCAAGCCTTTCaggaaaagatggctcagttaaaGAAAAACCATCCTTTTTCAGGGCATCCTAAGAAATCTGGGGTACCACGGAGTCACCAAACCAAAGACTCTAAGAAGTCACAAGGAGATATGAAAACTGTAAAGCCTCTTCTAAACACAGAAATTCCCAAAACATTTTCCTTGGCTATGCAATTTCAAGGAGAACCCAGGAAACCTCCTATGACTGCATATCACAAATTTCATCAAGATTCATGGTCAAGTCCGGAACTGAGGCATTTGTCCTTTAAGGAGCGTTGGGTAGAGATTAGCAGGCTTTGGCATCAAGTCCCGGAGGAGATGAAGGAGCATTATAACAGGCAGGCTGTGGAGCTACAGAAACAATACTGGATGAAGCTGGACCTCTGGCTCAAGGGACTGTCTCCAGAGGAATGCGCTGCATACAAAAAGGCAAGGGCCACCTGGGGTAAGGGAAAGATCAAGCGCATGTCTGGAGGCAGAAGCCCCAAGTTTGGACAAACAGAAGATCTGCAGTCTGCCTCAGAAAAGGGGCTTGAAGCAAAGCCTGGAGAGGTAGAGGAGCTGCTAGATTGGAGGACAAATTCCTCAGAGACTAATATTGGCCATCATGGTGACTTCCAGGCATCCATGCAAGATATGACAGATGACAGTGAGGATGAAAGCTCTAGCAACGCTTCAGATTCGAGCAGTACAGATGAAGACGATTAA